A window of Aphis gossypii isolate Hap1 unplaced genomic scaffold, ASM2018417v2 Contig00576, whole genome shotgun sequence contains these coding sequences:
- the LOC126554673 gene encoding zinc finger BED domain-containing protein 5-like: MDQWLKTGTIKKLDQVGENIHLRSTSQNLAKDVVQHTENAQSSVLQKCKKRKYNDEYVKYGFSYVGEFDYPKPKCIVCGEVLSNSCMKPSLLLRHLETKHADYKNKEFNFFKRLAINNENTSILTSYIKPANKDNQNAINTPVSGFDASISNCTSTDEAVLESLYFEVSITTMGAFSRKFEGLNSELRILFS, translated from the exons atggaTCAATGGTTAAAAACtggtacaataaaaaaactagaCCAAGTTGgagaaaatattcatttaagaaGTACTTCTCAAAACTTAGCTAAAGATGTGGTACAACATACAGAAAATGCACAGTCTTCAGTtcttcaaaaatgtaaaaagagAAAATACAATGatgaatatgtaaaatatggaTTTTCATATGTAGGAGAATTTGACTATCCTAAACCTAAGTGTATTGTGTGTGGTGAAGTATTGTCAAATAGCTGCATGAAACCTTCTCTGCTCTTAAGACATTTAGAAACAAAACATgccgattataaaaataaagaatttaatttttttaaacgtttagcTATAAATAATGAGAATACTTCGATTTTAACATCATACATAAAGCCAGCTAATAAAGATAACCAAAACGcgatta ATACACCCGTAAGTGGTTTTGATGCCTCAATCTCCAATTGCACATCTACTGATGAGGCTGTACTTGAATCACTCTATTTTGAAGTATCGATAACTACTATGGGGGCATTTTCTAGGAAATTTGAAGGACTCAACAGTGAATTGCGTATTCTTTTTTCTTAG